The following proteins are co-located in the Calliphora vicina chromosome 2, idCalVici1.1, whole genome shotgun sequence genome:
- the LOC135949912 gene encoding RCC1-like G exchanging factor-like protein, giving the protein MLANLARRKNLLYRTYTTKAKRSLLKQDQTKIKVIETKPSNPHKERVYAWGYQETGALGIQTSVKKAQERYTEMIHHPTRMQFSVNNEIIDITAGYGFSAFAVKRSDGETLFGAGLNTDSQLGLQMKGHSNDPRNLDVIIYPTAIKLPRVAGETDEDMMIKCMSAGRAHLVVVTKNGTIFSMGNNAYGQCCREIIEDEAYKGSSLIYRLSQKDICGQEDEIIDVVCGQDHTMFLTRQGRVYTCGWGADGQTGQGHYETTGRISQALGDISKEHIVKLACSSDCVLALNDKGEVFGWGNSEYGQLDDSDNAITQINTPQYLKLTKGIGKLKDIAAGGSFCMVLNEEGLVYTWGFGILGFGPYVEQTSKPQHLLPPLFGRNDFSDKTYVTSIGCGVFHMGAINSDGDLFMWGKNRFGHLGLGHKQDQFFPLKTAVNGKVTKVAFGVDHTLAMCKPFM; this is encoded by the exons atgctgGCCAATTTAGCAAGACGTAAAAATTTACTGTATCGCACATACACAACAAAAGCGAAAAGGAGTCTGCTTAAACAAGatcaaactaaaattaaag ttattgaaACAAAACCTTCAAATCCTCATAAGGAACGAGTGTACGCATGGGGCTACCAGGAGACCGGAGCTCTGGGCATACAAACAAGTGTCAAAAAAGCTCAGGAACGTTATACCGAAATGATACATCATCCAACTCGCATGCAATTTTCggtaaataatgaaataattgatATAACTGCTGGCTATGGCTTCTCAGCTTTTGCTGTTAAGCGTTCAGATGGTGAGACATTATTTGGCGCTGGTTTAAATACCGATTCACAGTTGGGTCTACAAATGAAAGGTCATTCCAATGATCCCAGAAATTTAGATGTCATAATATATCCCACGGCCATTAAATTGCCTAGAGTTGCGGGAGAAACAGATGAAGATATGATGATTAAGTGCATGTCAGCTGGAAGAGCACATTTGGTTGTGGTAACTAAAAATGGCACCATCTTCTCTATGGGCAATAATGCATATGGTCAGTGTTGTCGCGAAATAATTGAGGATGAAGCCTATAAAGGTAGCTCCCTAATATATCGTTTATCTCAAAAAGATATTTGTGGCCAGGAAGATGAAATTATTGATGTGGTGTGTGGTCAGGACCATACAATGTTTTTAACCCGACAGGGACGTGTTTATACATGTGGCTGGGGAGCAGATGGTCAAACAGGCCAAGGACATTATGAAACTACTGGAAGAATATCTCAGGCTTTGGGTGATATATCAAAAGAACATATAGTTAAATTAGCATGTTCTTCGGATTGTGTACTAGCTCTTAACGACAAGGGAGAAGTTTTTGGTTGGGGCAATTCTGAATATGGTCAATTGGATGACTCTGACAATGCCATTACTCAAATAAACACTCCACAATATTTAAAGTTAACCAAAGGAATTGGTAAACTTAAAGACATAGCTGCTGGTGGATCCTTTTGCATGGTCCTCAATGAAGAAGGTCTTGTTTACACCTGGGGTTTTGGTATTTTAGGCTTTGGTCCTTATGTTGAACAAACATCTAAGCCACAACATCTATTACCACCCCTCTTTGGCAGAAATGATTTTAGCGATAAGACCTATGTGACCTCAATAGGTTGTGGCGTTTTCCATATGGGCGCCATTAATTCGGATGGCGATCTTTTTATGTGGGGCAAAAATCGTTTTGGTCATTTAGGTTTAGGTCATAAACAAGATCAATTTTTCCCTTTGAAAACAGCAGTTAACGGTAAAGTTACGAAAGTGGCGTTTGGTGTTGATCATACATTGGCCATGtgtaaaccttttatgtaa